The Erythrolamprus reginae isolate rEryReg1 chromosome 5, rEryReg1.hap1, whole genome shotgun sequence genome window below encodes:
- the FBXO45 gene encoding F-box/SPRY domain-containing protein 1 isoform X2 → MAAAAAASGSGGAPNSAAAAAGGWRLPGRVLEFVFSYLDLRELRSCALVRAFQHAFSTNDCSRNVYIKKNGFTLHRNPIAQSTDGARTKIGFSEGRHAWEVWWEGPLGTVAVIGIATKRAPMQCQGYVALLGSDDQSWGWNLVDNNLLHNGEVNGSFPQCNNAPKYQIGERIRVILDMEDKTLAFERGYEFLGVAFRGLPKTCLYPAVSAVYGNTEQEHENQVDIVEKPAYWLTGQHEENTWMCAQETKTCD, encoded by the exons atggcggcggcggcggctgccaGCGGCAGCGGCGGCGCGCCGAACTCAGCCGCCGCTGCTGCGGGGGGTTGGCGGCTCCCCGGTAGGGTGCTGGAGTTCGTCTTCTCCTACTTGGACCTGCGGGAGCTACGGAGCTGCGCGTTG GTACGTGCCTTCCAGCATGCTTTCAGCACTAATGATTGTTCCAGAAATGTTTATATTAAGAAAAATGGATTTACTTTGCACCGGAATCCCATTGCTCAGAGTACCGATGGAGCAAGGACCAAGATTGGCTTCAGTGAAGGCCGTCATGCTTGGGAAGTCTGGTGGGAAGGCCCACTTGGTACAGTGGCAGTGATTGGAATTGCTACAAAAAGAGCTCCCATGCAATGTCAAGGTTATGTAGCCCTCCTGGGGAGTGATGACCAGAGCTGGGGCTGGAATTTAGTGGACAATAATTTATTACATAACGGAGAAGTCAATGGCAGTTTTCCACAGTGTAACAATGCCCCAAAATATCAA ATAGGTGAGAGAATTCGTGTTATCCTGGATATGGAAGACAAGACCTTGGCTTTTGAGAGAGGCTATGAGTTCTTAGGAGTTGCATTTCGAGGACTGCCAAAGACATGTCTGTATCCAGCAGTGTCTGCTGTATATGGCAACACTGAG caaGAACACGAAAATCAAGTTGACATTGTGGAGAAACCTGCATATTGGTTAACAGGACAGCATGAGGAAAATACATGGATGTGTGCTCAAGAAACCAAAACTTGTGATTAA
- the FBXO45 gene encoding F-box/SPRY domain-containing protein 1 isoform X1 encodes MAAAAAASGSGGAPNSAAAAAGGWRLPGRVLEFVFSYLDLRELRSCALVCKLWYRVLQGDENSEVWRSLAARSLVEEALRTDILCNVPTYKGKVRAFQHAFSTNDCSRNVYIKKNGFTLHRNPIAQSTDGARTKIGFSEGRHAWEVWWEGPLGTVAVIGIATKRAPMQCQGYVALLGSDDQSWGWNLVDNNLLHNGEVNGSFPQCNNAPKYQIGERIRVILDMEDKTLAFERGYEFLGVAFRGLPKTCLYPAVSAVYGNTEQEHENQVDIVEKPAYWLTGQHEENTWMCAQETKTCD; translated from the exons atggcggcggcggcggctgccaGCGGCAGCGGCGGCGCGCCGAACTCAGCCGCCGCTGCTGCGGGGGGTTGGCGGCTCCCCGGTAGGGTGCTGGAGTTCGTCTTCTCCTACTTGGACCTGCGGGAGCTACGGAGCTGCGCGTTGGTGTGTAAGCTGTGGTACCGCGTTTTGCAGGGCGACGAGAACAGCGAGGTGTGGCGCAGCCTGGCGGCTCGCAGCCTCGTCGAGGAGGCGCTCCGCACCGATATCCTCTGCAACGTGCCCACCTACAAGGGCAAG GTACGTGCCTTCCAGCATGCTTTCAGCACTAATGATTGTTCCAGAAATGTTTATATTAAGAAAAATGGATTTACTTTGCACCGGAATCCCATTGCTCAGAGTACCGATGGAGCAAGGACCAAGATTGGCTTCAGTGAAGGCCGTCATGCTTGGGAAGTCTGGTGGGAAGGCCCACTTGGTACAGTGGCAGTGATTGGAATTGCTACAAAAAGAGCTCCCATGCAATGTCAAGGTTATGTAGCCCTCCTGGGGAGTGATGACCAGAGCTGGGGCTGGAATTTAGTGGACAATAATTTATTACATAACGGAGAAGTCAATGGCAGTTTTCCACAGTGTAACAATGCCCCAAAATATCAA ATAGGTGAGAGAATTCGTGTTATCCTGGATATGGAAGACAAGACCTTGGCTTTTGAGAGAGGCTATGAGTTCTTAGGAGTTGCATTTCGAGGACTGCCAAAGACATGTCTGTATCCAGCAGTGTCTGCTGTATATGGCAACACTGAG caaGAACACGAAAATCAAGTTGACATTGTGGAGAAACCTGCATATTGGTTAACAGGACAGCATGAGGAAAATACATGGATGTGTGCTCAAGAAACCAAAACTTGTGATTAA
- the WDR53 gene encoding WD repeat-containing protein 53, giving the protein MMAKKWTNGHSSSVLSLNVSKDGILVSGAEGGELTIWDAEGNPLECVRLQKADDVTSVVFSPTCSRRLYASHGEFISMLDTRCLKEPVECFHVNEEEINCLSINETDSFLAAADDSGAIKIIDLKSKNLSRCLQRHSNICVSTAFRPQRPQSLLSCGLDMKVMMWNLQKTRPQWVMNLQEEEPVEERIGQLLNPPLVHSLSVSSCGNVFGCGAGDGKIRLFRVTGAKFEQEVAFKGHSLSVSQIFFLPEMYCFITGGNDGKVLLWDVSSEIGKWKSPNKAIRKKKNAIKKADKMNSEYTNEGPSISPKLTIEHGEKVNWISYVSINGSKRILVADPSSHISVYPIS; this is encoded by the exons ATGATGGCAAAGAAGTGGACCAATGGACATTCTTCTTCAGTACTAAGCTTAAATGTGAGCAAAGATGGCATTTTGGTTTCAGGAGCAGAAGGAGGGGAGCTCACAATCTGGGATGCTGAAGGAAATCCACTGGAATGTGTACGACTTCAAAAAGCAGATGATGTCACTAGCGTTGTATTTTCTCCCACTTGTTCTAGAAGACTCTATGCTTCTCATGGGGAATTTATTAGCATGCTGGATACCAGGTGTCTCAAGGAGCCAGTTGAATGTTTCCATGTAAATGAGGAAGAGATCAATTGTCTTTCAATAAATGAAACAGACAGCTTCTTGGCTGCTGCAGATGATTCTGGAGCCATAAAGATAATCGACTTAAAAAGCAAGAACTTGAGTCGCTGCCTGCAACGGCATTCGAATATTTGTGTATCTACTGCATTTCGACCCCAGAGGCCACAAAGCCTTCTGTCATGTGGCCTGGATATGAAG GTTATGATGTGGAACTTGCAAAAAACTCGCCCACAATGGGTTATGAACTTGCAAGAAGAAGAACCAGTTGAGGAAAGGATTGGCCAACTCCTTAACCCACCACTGGTTCATTCATTGTCTGTTTCTAGTTGTGGCAATGTCTTTGGCTGTGGAGCTGGAGATGGTAAAATCAGACTCTTTCGAGTAACAGGTGCCAAATTTGAACAGGAAGTGGCATTTAAAGGTCATTCATTGAGCGTGTCACAGATTTTCTTTCTGCCAGAAATGTATTGCTTTATTACAGGGGGGAATGATGGTAAAGTATTGTTGTGGGATGTTAGCAGTGAAATTGGAAAATGGAAAAGTCCAAACAAGGCAATTCGCAAAAAGAAAAATGCCATCAAGAAAGCTGACAAAATGAACTCAGAATACACAAATGAAGGCCCGTCCATTTCACCCAAACTGACCATTGAACATGGAGAGAAAGTGAACTGGATTTCATATGTGTCCATTAATGGTTCTAAGAGAATATTGGTTGCTGACCCAAGTAGCCATATATCAGTGTATCCTATTTCTTGA
- the SMCO1 gene encoding single-pass membrane and coiled-coil domain-containing protein 1: MAKESLSLCVLNKTLNRTENKLQTIKSQYIVLDSGIQKLSEKFDFWNTALEQDEMWTSLLEDRFNSMEINLFYSYICETIQCLHSQVVESIPDFARVLPTLSSVLRRKDKNKRIKSAWESALEILGLQEDDVKVFCTFFITYSLDANYFPDKLRKDYTQVIQSAVNKVVNNQVLHHSLLCAINVVENKKV, from the exons ATGGCCAAAGAGTCTTTATCTCTGTGTGTCCTGAACAAGACATTAAACAG AACTGAGAATAAGCTACAAACTATAAAGTCACAATATATTGTATTAGATTCTGGCATTCAGAAATTATCAGAGAAATTTGACTTTTGGAATACAGCTCTAGAGCAAGATGAGATGTGGACATCATTGCTAGAAGACAG GTTTAATTCTATGGAAATAAACCTCTTCTATAGCTATATTTGTGAAACTATTCAGTGCCTACATTCTCAAGTGGTAGAAAGCATTCCTGATTTCGCCAGAGTATTGCCTACACTATCATCTGTTCTGAGGAGGaaagataaaaacaaaagaaTTAAGTCAGCATGGGAATCAGCACTGGAAATATTGGGACTCCAGGAAGATGATGTTAAAGTATTCTGTACATTTTTCATTACCTACAGTCTGGATGCCAACTACTTCCCTGATAAACTAAGGAAAGATTATACCCAAGTCATCCAATCTGCTGTAAACAAAGTGGTGAACAATCAAGTTCTTCATCATAGCCTGTTATGTGCTATTAATGTAGTGGAAAATAAGAAAGTTTGA
- the RNF168 gene encoding E3 ubiquitin-protein ligase RNF168: MPKESETSLSLSDYQCNICMDIFVEPVTLPCHHTLCNACFQLTVEKASLYCPFCRRRVSSWARYNSRHNTLINLELWEKIKKHFPEECQRRINGQDLENYLHLPQPIHCLSKPGELKKEYEAEITKVEAERQEESKASEEYIQRLLAEEEEEQRLTEERRKKIADQLLLDEVLARELSLNLNRPAEESVKSSPVPGPSPSDHCKISRTKSSNCGDIKKYLSPKSCGFFPPKLLFGELKEENIDTISEASIRAKTHFSLEDEEIKGDITIPSSETTREGKMTKDFPLESMDSRLNICTTSEFNCHSPELSSFSRSHLNEPIEEHVTNREDCETDFFSMSNGSSNNDLITKVIPKRKSQESVTEWTADSYLNDKKRTFVQTEETDINDMQKQIHLEEQLYKRYKQEEEDRCLALKIQKEMDREQKTLNRKKGSPDEYHLRPTTSVAVGKSPDVGKHCKRLKASNSEPEINQPKTHRRSHSENERAASKRWTKTSVKNGNVLRTQSCVVNSDLKDIELLSSNQRTIIQMFKKPKPL; encoded by the exons ATGCCAAAAGAATCAGAGACATCACTCTCCTTGTCTGACTACCAGTGTAATATTTGCATGGATATTTTTGTGGAGCCAGTCACACTACCATGCCACCATACTCTTTGTAATGCCTGTTTTCAACTTACTGTGGAAAAAGCAAGTTTGTATTGTCCTTTTTGCCGTCGGCGTGTCTCATCTTGGGCACGCTATAATTCTCGCCATAACACTCTTATTAACTTGGAGTTATGGGAAAAaattaagaaacattttccagaAGAGTGCCAACGCAGAATTAATGGACAGGACCTAGAAAATTATT TgcacctgcctcaaccaatacaTTGCTTAAGTAAGCCTGGAGAATTAAAGAAAGAATATGAAGCTGAGATCACTAAG GTGGAAGCAGAACGCCAAGAAGAGAGCAAAGCAAGCGAAGAATATATTCAAAGACTACtagcagaagaggaagaagagcaaAGGTTAacagaagaaaggagaaaaaagatagcAGACCAGTTGCTATTAGATGAAGTGTTGGCACGAGAACTGAGTTTAAATTTG AACAGACCTGCTGAAGAGTCAGTCAAAAGCAGTCCGGTACCTGGCCCATCCCCTTCTGATCACTGCAAAATTTCAAGAACCAAATCAAGCAATTGTGGAGACATTAAGAA GTATTTATCTCCCAAGTCTTGTGGTTTCTTTCCTCCAAAGTTGCTATTTGgagaattaaaagaagaaaacattgACACTATTTCTGAG gcaAGCATTAGAGCTAAAACTCACTTTAGCTTGgaagatgaagaaataaaaggtgATATAACCATACCATCTTCAGAGACAACCAGAGAAGGAAAAATGACTAAAGATTTCCCTTTAGAATCAATGGATTCTCGTTTAAATATATGTACTACATCTGAGTTCAACTGTCACAGCCCTGAATTGTCATCTTTTTCCAGGAGTCATTTAAATGAACCAATAGAGGAACATGTTACTAATAGAGAGGACTGTGAAACTGATTTTTTCTCAATGAGCAATGGTTCCAGTAACAATGATTTGATCACTAAAGTGATTCCAAAGAGAAAATCTCAAGAATCTGTCACTGAATGGACAGCGGATTCATATTTGAATGACAAAAAAAGAACTTTTGTACAAACAGAAGAGACAGACATAAACGATATGCAAAAGCAGATACATTTGGAGGAGCAACTTTATAAGCGATATAAACAGGAAGAAGAAGATAGGTGTCTGGCTTTGAAAATTCAGAAGGAAATGGACAGAGAACAGAAAACACTAAATCGCAAAAAAGGCTCCCCTGATGAGTATCATTTGCGCCCTACAACATCTGTGGCAGTTGGTAAATccccagatgttgggaaacattGCAAACGCTTAAAGGCTTCAAACAGCGAGCCAGAAATAAATCAACCCAAAACACACAGACGTTCCCACAGTGAGAATGAGAGGGCCGCTAGCAAACGCTGGACAAAAACATCTGTAAAAAATGGGAATGTTCTGAGGACACAGAGTTGTGTTGTCAACTCTGATTTAAAGGATATAGAGTTACTGTCAAGCAATCAAAGGACGATTATCCAGAtgtttaaaaaaccaaaaccattataa